CCCCGACGTAGAGCCCCTGGTTGTAGGTGAAGCGCCAGTGCAGGTCGATCCGGCCGTCGCCCTCGCGGTTGACGCCGTCCTGAACGAAGCCGTCGGGCTCCACCAGGTGCTCCTCCAACCAGGCCAGCGCCCGGGTGGCGTAGGGCAGGAAGCGCTCCTCCCCGGTGACCTGGTGCAGCCGCGCGGAGAGGATGATCAGCGGGCCGTTGGCCGGGGTGTTCTTGTACTGCAGGGACTGCTTGCGCCAGGCCAGGCTCTCCCCGTGGGTGGTGTTCCAGCCCCCCTCGACGATGTGGTCCCACAGCTCGACCGACCGGGCCAGGTGGTCCGGGTCGCCGCCTGCCTGGTGCAGCCGCAGCAGGGCCAGGGCGTACCAGAGCATGTCGTCGAAGTAGTCGTTGAAAGGGCTGCCGCCGTTGCGAGCGCGGATGTGGTCGGCGACCGCGGCCGCCTCCCGCAGCCAGGTCTCGTCCCCGGTGCGGTGCCAGGCGTCGATGCGCACGTCGACCAGGTGGGCCAGCCACCAGTAGTTGAAGACGGTGTCGTCCCCGGCGGGGTAGGCGTTGTGCCAGCGCTGCGGCTCCGGAGCCCGGAACCAGTGCTCGAAGCTCCGCTGGGCCACGTCGGCGCGACGCCCCCACTCGGCGGATCGGCTGGTGCCCACCGGGGTCGGCGCGATGGTGTCGATCGTCGTCATCTTCCTCAGTCCCTGTTCTCGGCCAGCACCTGGTTGCCCATGGACTCCGAGGCGGACAGGGCCTGCTCGGCCCCGATCTCGCCGGAGAGGAACTTCTCCAGGTTGGGGATCAGCGCCTTGCCCTCCATGTCGGAGTAGCCGGGGACGGCCGGGCGCACGGTGGCGAACTCCATGGTCTCCACCAGGGCCTCGTACTTCTCGTCGGCGGTGAAGTAGGGGTCGTTGGCCGCGGTCCGGTTGGCCGGGATCTGCCCGGAGATCTTGCCGAACTCCAGGGCGTTGGCCGGGTCCGCGCACCACCACTTCATGAAGGCCCAGGCCCCGTCGGCGTTGCCGGCGCCCTCGGGGATGGCCAGGCCGAAACCGCCCATGCCCGCGGCCTGGCCGCCGGTCGGTCCCGCCACCGGCGGGGTGGTGCCGTAGGAGAGGTCGCTCACCTTGTCGTAGTCGCTGAAGGACCAGGGGCCGGTGTAGGTCATCGCGACCTTCTTCTCCGCGAAGGGCACGCCGCCCTTGCCGAAGCCCAGCTCGTAGACGCC
The sequence above is a segment of the Auraticoccus monumenti genome. Coding sequences within it:
- a CDS encoding glycoside hydrolase family 76 protein; the encoded protein is MTTIDTIAPTPVGTSRSAEWGRRADVAQRSFEHWFRAPEPQRWHNAYPAGDDTVFNYWWLAHLVDVRIDAWHRTGDETWLREAAAVADHIRARNGGSPFNDYFDDMLWYALALLRLHQAGGDPDHLARSVELWDHIVEGGWNTTHGESLAWRKQSLQYKNTPANGPLIILSARLHQVTGEERFLPYATRALAWLEEHLVEPDGFVQDGVNREGDGRIDLHWRFTYNQGLYVGALLALEAVTGERSLLERAERTALTALAELSEDGVFRVEGDDGDEGLFKGVAYRYFGVLVDRLAEVDGEASAATRKRLVSFVRNGTDVLWGNCVVDGHLLPANDWQQPPTGPLPYSSLLSAIKATELRARLEESRPADSRLAV